In Cicer arietinum cultivar CDC Frontier isolate Library 1 chromosome 7, Cicar.CDCFrontier_v2.0, whole genome shotgun sequence, the genomic window GAGGCATAAAGCTGGAATGGTTAAACTAACTAGACTGTTTGAACATATACCACAGAGCAAGAATTTAAAAGCAAACAGTACGCAGGTTATTTACCTGCAGAACAACAGCAGTCGATGATAATGCCAGGCCGTTCCCAATTACAATAGCAGCAGGGCCAGCTTGACCACAAATATAATGAGCCACCAACCCAATAACTACGGCAGTCAACAAAACCTACATTTATTCATACATGCTAAGAACTGTTGGCttgtaaattactagtttataaATGGAATATCATGAGGTTAAGAGTATAAAAAGTTTTGAAGTTTTCAGGTTTAGCCGTTTATGCATGGAGGGAGGAAAGGGAATACTCATCGATAAACTTATATTGGTATAATGAGAATAACATATTGGATGTTGTTACATAAGACAAAGCACTAAtccttatttatattaatattagacTCTTAATCAAATTAGGAACAAACCATGATATGTAAGGAGATGAGGAGATCAATTCAAACAAATAATCTAAATTACTCTTAGATAGAATCAATATATTGCAACATAGTTTTCTTATATTCTTACTACAAAGGTAAAAAATGGAGTTCTGCAATCACCTGAGCAGAGCCTAATCCAAAGACATATTTCTTCATTGAACTAAGCCTTTCGACAGAGAGCTAGAAAAAACAGTTAAGAGCTTCAGTTTATTTTTCAGTAAGGAGATAATCGAAGTTAGGGTACAGCAAGATCTTATGTGAAGCTCCACCTCCAGGCCAATATTAAATAACAGGAAAACAACTCCAAATTCAGCTATTGCTTTTGTCCCATGAACATTGCGAATGATGGAGAGTCCATAAGGCCCAATCAAGATCCCAGCAGCCAAGTAACCAAGAACAGGACTGCCTAAACGTTGTTGCAGATAAAGGACACATAACCAGTGAAACAATATATGAATGTCagacaattaattttatcagattatgacttTTAAAAAGATGTTTCAAATACACGAGAGCAATACTTTCAATTCAAATAACCAAATTTGTTTTGATCATTTACAGCTCCATTTATTGTCACAAATTCCCAATCAAACATACAACCAatgaataagaaaaagaaaCGTGAGCTAAAAGAATCAGAAGAGACAATCTACACACTAAAGCTTCATATGGCAATGTATAAAGTTTGTAGCCTAATCAAATTCACATTGAAGAAAAACATCTAGACAAACAACTTTGTCATACTTTGCAAATCCAGCATTAAAAAAACATAGCAACCAATTTACCTCCaggaattttttgaaataacgGCACAAATATAACACTTGCAAGTAATAGCCAGAGCATGTCAAAGAGGGAGGCTTCCTCGTCGTTCACCTACAATAGATACCATGCAGAGTCAGATGAAACCTATTGAACTGAGCATGAAAATTGATGTGGAAATGAATAAGACCAGACCTCTTGATTAGGTAACAATGCAATAACTTTCTTAATTCTGTTGGGGAGTTCCTGAAGTTGTCTAACCAGAGGCCTTGAACTTGAGGAAACTTCTTCAACTGTGGTTGCAATGACTTCTGGCTGCTGAAGCAGCTGAGCAGTCTTCTCTGCTCTGTTGGCATAGAAGGTAACCCTGAAATAAAAGTTGACTACTTCTGGTAAAACAGAGCAAAACCTTCATATAGATCTTTTTATGTAATTAACGTAATGACAAAGCATAATATTGTCTTATTCAGAGAGGACAAAACAACTTAAATGAAGGAAACACATGAAAGGCATAAATCTCATCCCAAACAGCagaaattttatttcatcatcAATTTTTAAACACACCAGTGAATATTTTAGCCTTGATACTTTTCTATCTTGTTGCACAAAAAGCTAAAAATTCTAACCTTAATATTTCATATACATTACTCCTGTACATTACATATTCTAGGCCAGCCATTGATTTATATATACTTCCATAAAAAATTGTTTCTGCAATGCTCCAACAAAAGGAAGAAGCAAGAAAACGAGCTGAGATAAAGAAAGATCATACATACCCTGCTCCAATTAACAATAACCCGACAACCAGCTTGGGCAATTGCTTCTGTGCAGATTCCACAAGACCGTTGAAAACTGATGCTGGTGAGTAATCAGTCTCATCTGTACTAGAAGAGAAAAATGATGCAGGAAAAAATCGGGAAGACTTCTTCAATGATGTCTTGGGAGCAGATGGTGAATTATCTCTGGTCAAATCTTTCTGTGTTTCctgtttttttgtttgaactACATTCTTTGACTTCTCTACTTCAAGTTCAGCTTCTTTAGAAGAGTCTAAGCTTAATTGTCCGTTATCATGATCATTCAGATAATCAGATTGAGTTATGTCTTCCATGATTTGGCTGGTTTTATTATCTAGTGATTCCGTGGCAAGCAAAGACTCGTCATTACTTGAGAACCTGAGCTCTTGTTTAACAGCATCGTCACTGGAAAAATGTTGAACCAATATCTCCTCCTCAGGGAGAGCTACACCATCTTGTACTTGTAGAGTGTTTGCAGTATCCTCATTAACGCTAGTGACAGACTTGTCAGCTCTCAGAAATGAAATCTCTGCATCATTAACACGCTGTGCAGCCTCGAGTTCAAAAGCAACGGCTTGCTCGGCTAAATGCATTATATCAGTGACATCCTCCTCCGCTTTCACCGCATTCAACTGTGCTTTTTCTGCAATTCCATGCAACTTATTCACTTCATTCTGCAATTCCTCTTTTCTACTTTGCAAGCGCCTCAACTCCGCCTCACAACACGCCAAATTTGTCTGACATTCCTTGATATCTTCCTGAGCAACCGTAAGCTCTTTCTCCTCATGCACTATACCTTTACCACCATCACTCTCGTTAGAACCTCGAATGGAACTATAATCTTCATTTGCAATCTCCAAAGATTCAACGGCTACTTGTAACCTTGCCTCAGCTAAAGAAAGAGCCATTGTTGCATTTTGAACAGCTTCTTTGGCAATGAACTCTTCACTCACAATTTCCTGGATAATATCAAGGGTAGAATTAACATCGTTCCAAGCTCTCGACGCTTCATCTTGCAAAGATATCGCATTCTCCGATATCTTCTTAACCTTTTCCTCAAACACAACACTATTTACTCTAGCAGCTTCTAATTCTTTCAAAGCCTTTTGCAACAATTCTTTCAATTCATCCACACTTTGTACTTCTACTTCTTTCTTCTCCCCTTCTTCCCCCAATTCAGCACCCGAAATCGACACCAAATCAGAATAATCCTCATTCACACCTTTCAAATTATCAACATTTCTACCATTTCCATTGTCATATCCAAAAGAATCATTCCCCTTACACTTTAACCAAATTTCCCTATTTCCCCTAAAAAATTTATCACTCTTAGACCATAAACTCGAATTCAAATTCGAAACTCTTGAATTACTCCTACTAAAACGAGCTTTCAAAATATTCCTCGAATTACCAATAAATTCACAACCGAAACCATTGAAAGCTACTTTCAACTGTGGTAAGCTAAAAGCTATATCCATTTTTTCTTccaatcaaaaaatttatacagAACCGTTTCTCAATGCATTTCTGAAACAAATGCTAAAAgagttaaaaagaaaattaatcacaaaaaagCTCAACACTATATAACtgcatttttgtttttcatattaacaaaaaataataatcagataatgcgaagaaaaaaaatagagagaatcGTTTTACCGAAGGATTCAATTTCTGTGTTTGGAAAGAGGGAAAATGGCGAGAAAATgaatcagtttttttttttttgcgtgtTTTTTTAAAACGGTCAGTGACGTGAATAAGCAGAGCAAGCTATAAGCGAGAGTCAGAGGATATTCTCCACAGGTTTTTTTTATCTACAATCGCAGATTAAGAGCGTGGAAAACAACGTGCAATCATTAACGGTACTTGCTCTCGCACAATAGAAAGCGTCTTTTATAAACGACCATTTTAGCGCGTTAAATGGTTAGTTCTCATGAAATGAAAATAGCTGTAGGAAAAGTTTAAGCTCAGTGGCAATTTCGGTAATTTGTGCCGGGATGAATGGATGTCGAAATTGCTATAAAATATCTAAACCCAACATTTGTCTTTATTAAGGTTTCTTGGTttagtcaaaaataaaaaagtttatcttggtttatctttttcatttagtaaataaataaattatattatactttttttaaatataaagtatattttactataattgtggtaaaaaagtattatattttattgttgtttacCACACTAAAATGAATAGTTGTAGTTGAACAAGACCAACAATAGAGTTGAATGGTGACTcaaatttctcaatttaatatttaattttataataacaaaaatatattttaattgaattatttttaaaatgaagattCATTTTAATCTTcagaaaaaatcataaaatctaATTTGATTCTAAAAAAAGTCAAAGtaatttttaggattttttattagattatccctttttttttaataccaatcTACCCCactttgaaattaatatacCAATCTGCCATACTTTGCGACCTCCTATTTTATCcaccaaaaattcaaaaaaaaaaaaaaaacttcccaagtgggaggtcgcatccccaggatgcgaccatgtgTTGCAGTTGAAATTTTTCCTTTCAAGAAGGTCGCAGCCCCAGGATGCGACTTGCATCTGGGGCAAAAAAGTAGGGCAGATTGgtatattaatttcaaagtagggtagattggtattaaaaaaaaaaaggggataatctaataaaaaaacctaatttttaatctcaaataaataaataaagacaatttagtttttagatgCCCAATCTGCTATACTTTGCGCCCCCCTATTTTATCCcccaaaaattcaaaaaaaaaaaaaaaaaacttcccaagtgggaggtcgcatccccaggatgcgaccatgtgTTGCAGTTGAAATTTTTGCCTTTCAAGAGGTCGCAGCCCCAGGATGCGACTTGCATCTGGGGCAAAAAAGTAGGGCAGATTGgtatattaatttcaaagtagggtagattggtattaaaaaaaaaaaggggataatctaataaaaaaacctaatttttaatctcaaataaataaataaagacaatttagtttttagatgAATTACTATcctaaattagttttaaaatagagaattaGATCCATGACAAAGTTGGTTGTAGCTAAAAGTAATAAAAAGACTTAACAAATATGGTTGAAATAAGTGTTAATGGGTCATTTGAGATGTTAATCTCACATATATCTACTTATCATTTGTCATATTTGTTAACCAAGTTTGAGTTATTGGAGAAATGTTACATACAAAAGTACTCATGTTAATTGTCCAACTCATTATAGACATAACTAATAAATCAAACAACTTATTTATCTGAAGTTGTAATGTTTGCCATCGCCCTCTTGTAAGTTTAGAACTAAAACATGTCCTGTGAGCAATGTATTAATAATGACAAACATaaaaagaaggaagaagaagataaaCAACCTATCTagagtttcataacatagaataaacaaaaatttaagttaatagagttacaataaatatatatacaagagaatagaaatgtctaaaattcTCTTActtctaatatataataatattatctaacatctctcATCAAACTGatgatgcattaacatggagcatcaaGAGTTTgtcaattaaatgaaaatgtttaatggaatccatctttgtgaacaaatcaacaatttgtaagaaagaagagacaaacgatAGAGTAATAGTTTCATGTTGAAcatgatgacgagtaagatgacaatcaatcttaATGGGCTTTGATGCGTTCATGAAAAACTATGttatgagcaatttgaatagcattATTGTTATCGCAATGCATCGGAGTTGACTTAGAAAGAGAGATatccatatcagacaaaagccaatgtaaccaaattatttcagcaaTAGTGGATATCATAACACGATACACAACTTCTATAGAAGAAGACAATGCcatgtttcttactcttccaagaaacaTACAAAATCTTGTGGTGGACTTATGATTTATGGTGTCACCAGTCCaatcaatatcaaaataagCATGTAACTCCAATGAGGAAGACGATGGAAAATGAAGACTTtcaaattgagttcctcgaagaatACGAAGAATCGTTGCCCAATGTATTGTtgtgggagagacaacaaattGATTGataacatgaacaacataagcaatatcaagtctggtaatcgtaagatacaacAAACTTCTAACCAAAATACAGTACAAAGTGGGATCTACTAAAAGGAACACCATATGAGGGAGCATATTTCAGATTTAACTCAAGAGGGATCTCCTTATGAAGGGACCATATAGTCTTCTTCATTAAGCTCACCatctaaaaaatcatttttgacatccatttcagaaatatgccattgacgaatacaTGCAACTCCAATAAGAGTGCAGATAGTGGCCATCTTGGCTACAGAAgtaaaagtttcttcataattcatatcatattgttgagagaatccCTTAGCAACAAGTGTGATTTGTGGCGCTCAATGAGGCCCAttagacttagttttgatcttgtatacccaaagATACCTAATAGCACGTTTTTCAAGAGGAAGAGGTACTCATTTTCAAGTATttgttttgtgcaatgcagatagttcttttGTCATAgtctgctgccaaagaggatcaaggataacctctttataggaagagggctcagatAAACTATGAATAtaggttaagaaagaagcaaacgaagTTAAGTAAGTGGAATAGATAAAATTAGGTAACTGGGTAGACTTACAGTGACGAGAGgagtaacgaggaggatcaacaatagCATAAGGTGGTTGGATAGCCGAGAGGACAAGAGGGATGTTAccatgtggagtagtagtatttgtcaTGCAATTCTCtacattacaatcactagaagcatTATCATTGGGACCAAACGGATCAACATGGATTAGTTCTGAACTCTTAGTAATATGAAAATCATAGGAAACATAGTAAAAAAAGAtatgctcaagaaaaacaacattacgagaaacataaagttttcttgcatggaGATCATAACAATGATAATCCTTTTGACCATCCTCATAATCAATAAAAACACACATGggtgaacgagaagacaacttattACGCTCTACTTGTGgatgaaaaacaaaacaaatagaacaaaagactttcaaagaatagtaatcaatgatagaaacatacaatttttcaaatggAGACAATTTGATATGATAGATGATCGAgttctattaatagcataaaCATCAGTAAGAACTACATATCTCCAAAACTCACTGGGAATCGTAGCAGGCAACAAAAGAGAACGCACAATCTCAACAATATGACGATGTTTCCTTTTAGCAACTCCCTTTtattgaggagtatcagtacaagatgtttggtggagggttccatcataagcaagtaaatCAAAGAATTTATGGGAGGTATATTCACCAtttaaatcacaacgaaaacactttataacaacATTATATTTAGTCTTGACCATAGCacaaaacatatgataaatgtcaaaaaattaagGTCggttttcataagataaacccaacaataacgagtgtaatcatcaataaacgaaacataatatctagatccaccatTGGTGAGAAAaagtgatggaccccaaacatcagagcgaactaaatcaaaaggtgCATATGAAACATGAACACTTTTACTAAATGGTAAAGATgaaaatttagcaagtttacaaccacaacaatctaaAATATCATTGAtttgtaactttcctaaagCTCCAATAGAAGggaaatattttaatctagaagcagaaacatgtctaAGGCGAgactatcataaataaaaactagaagacgAAGAATTCAAACGAAAAGTAGATAATAAGTCAGTAGTGGTTGTTGAGGTTGTAGTATCTGAGAATAACAGGTCATCTAAAACATAAAATCCCCTTGTTTATGGCATATCCCAATCAGCCTCTTGGAATGTGAGTTATGCACACAACAAGAGttgaaagaaaatataactaattaactATAATCATATAGTTGACTAACgaaagcaagactcaaagtgagattaggaatataataaaaatcagaagagacaagttaggtgtgaAGACATAACCAATGTCTGCTAATGGCATAAGAGTGTCATCAAtagtcataaccgacacagatGAGGCAAGATTCGcaaacacaaaagatttatcatcatatgtcatatgatgaAATGCTCCaaaatcaagaatccatatgaaATAAGATATACTTGACAGactagaggagttcaaacctttagtaGATGAGGCAGACAtgacatgtgattgagtggcaaaaAATGTTTGGAGTTGTTGTATAATATCAAATCTTTGAGAAGCAATCTCaaatgagtatacagaaccagaactagagtcaatggtaggaggagtaaaagcaacaacattggacgatggtcccttaaaattcttcttatgtgttaTCCCCAATTTCGGATAATGTGTTTTTCAATTATCTTTTTCTTTGCAAAaagcacattcatcattaccaagcccaaTTCTCCCTTGAGATTTCCTTTTTTGAATAGGATAGCAAAAACAGATGGGGAGTTGAGAGAATTCTCTTATCTAACACATTATAGTGAGTCCtaagtctgatttcttctgccaacaatttACTAATTATTGATTCAACAGTATGAAGAGGAGAACGATACAAAATACCCTCACGAATGCCCTCAAAAATCATCACAAAGAGCCATcagaaaccaaaccagacgttgctTCTCCCTCTGATCAATGTAAGCTTTGACAGCTTTAAACTCAGATGATTCGATAAGAGTCAATTGATCCCACAAGTTAGTCATTGTCAAATATAACTTTCCAACTGATATCGTTTTGCAAAgttaaactaaatatacaaatgtctcaagtgatcccaaatctgTTTAgtagtatcatattttgctagttgcacAACTATAGACAGctcaacaaaattattaaccaaagtaatgatttttgaattactaacattccatgtttttAAATCTTTTAGATAATtagcttcatttttttttacctatAGGCTTCACATAAGTTCCATCAACATAACCacacatatcttttccaataaaaaaaattcatcacaTAATTGTAATAAGAGTAATTATGTCCATTGAGGTGGACACTAACAACTTGAAGAAAGTCATCCTTAGCACCAACCATACAAACAATGACCGaaaaatacgacgaacacaatcactaaaacaaaagaaattagGAATAATCGGTCAATAGTAGAGTCAATCAGGGATCAAACAAAATCGTGCCGAAAACAGAAGAGTAGAACCACGTCGAAAAATGAAGAGTAAAATTGCGCCGAAAATAGAGAGGTAGAATCGGGTCGAAAACAGAGGGAGCAAATCGGTATTGACCGCAAAACGGGTCACAAAAATTGTGGACCACTTTACAGTAGATCctaaaatcaaccaaagctctttgatatcATGTTAACAATTACAACCATAAAAAGGAGGGAGAAgaagagaggaagaagagaaacaaccccTCTAGGGCTTCATAACATAAAATGAACAAAAGTTTAAGTTAATAGAGTTATAATGAGTATATAtgcaaaagaataaaaatgtctaaaatatttttactactaatatataataatattatctaacacgACGCAAGGGCAAATTATGCACGAggaataatttgtatttttattatttaaaatttgaatatttgatcaaTGAATGATATgaacttttttacaaaaactatcACATGTTCGTGATTAAATCATACAAacatgatttgttaaaataatcGAGTAAGATTGGAAATATTTGAGCCAAAACAtgttttagattaatttttcatatgtgttgtagattttcATAGTATATTAGAAATAGTctgttatataaaaaaaaaatattttgctcCGAATTTgacacaaatatataaaaatgcaCAACATTAGAgctaaataaattcaaaagaaCAAAAGTTAACCTTaatgaaaatcaattttagttctCTTGCCTCAGCATTgcatataatataaaaacagAGGAAACATTATGACGTTGGAATATCATTCCAATTATGGGCAATAGATTCCAagaaatcttaaaaaaaacacaagggCATTTGTTGAAGAAACGTGAACATTGTGATGAGAGATTCAACATGACATTCTTGATTGTCGATACGACTTTGtcgtttattattattttcacgAAAATATAATGTCAGTCATATGTCACACCATTAAAGAGTTGcatactattttttataataaacgaAAATAAAATCTCGGTAGAGTATCATGTTTTTAAACCTAGTTGTGACACCTCATAATCTATGagcttatttttttaattagctTATTTGCTTATTAGAAAGTATATCTTTGTTTGAAATCAAGtataaattttagaattattttgGGGAGGAAGGGGACTTGCATGCATAAGTTCTTAAATTTAGGGGGgagaagaaattgaagaacGAAGAAGGAGCAAGAAGAAAACTTAAATAGAGAGAAAAGTCAGGGTTCCCTATTAAGGAGTAGAAATCAAAATTAAGTTTGAGAAATTCatcatttcttttaaaaatctttaagGTAACATAGACTAAACTCGTGTGTTCATCAAATGGGAACATATTGGACGTCGAACACAAAGATTGTGAAACAATTGTCAATTTACTGATTAAATTACTAAACTAAATAAAAACTATGTCAAATTGTTTGTTGAAGTAATTGCAATggaaatataaaagaataattttgattaataataaataaataaataaataacgtgTATCAATTGATTTCAACCTTTAAGCTAATATATAACTAATCCTGATTATTGAATTTATCTCCCAAGTGTTTACTGAATCTTCTGTTGTGTCCTAATATTAATTCTTagtgaaaatatttaattctaATTAAATCTCCAAGTCCTTAGTGAACCAAGCATTAAGTATAAAAATCCCTATCTGATTTTATATATCAATGACTATTCCTAGAATAAAGATACaataattttagtcatttaaagTGATGTTTTAAATCACACACACGTTAAATCATTTAAACGATGATGaag contains:
- the LOC101490668 gene encoding K(+) efflux antiporter 2, chloroplastic-like — protein: MDIAFSLPQLKVAFNGFGCEFIGNSRNILKARFSRSNSRVSNLNSSLWSKSDKFFRGNREIWLKCKGNDSFGYDNGNGRNVDNLKGVNEDYSDLVSISGAELGEEGEKKEVEVQSVDELKELLQKALKELEAARVNSVVFEEKVKKISENAISLQDEASRAWNDVNSTLDIIQEIVSEEFIAKEAVQNATMALSLAEARLQVAVESLEIANEDYSSIRGSNESDGGKGIVHEEKELTVAQEDIKECQTNLACCEAELRRLQSRKEELQNEVNKLHGIAEKAQLNAVKAEEDVTDIMHLAEQAVAFELEAAQRVNDAEISFLRADKSVTSVNEDTANTLQVQDGVALPEEEILVQHFSSDDAVKQELRFSSNDESLLATESLDNKTSQIMEDITQSDYLNDHDNGQLSLDSSKEAELEVEKSKNVVQTKKQETQKDLTRDNSPSAPKTSLKKSSRFFPASFFSSSTDETDYSPASVFNGLVESAQKQLPKLVVGLLLIGAGVTFYANRAEKTAQLLQQPEVIATTVEEVSSSSRPLVRQLQELPNRIKKVIALLPNQEVNDEEASLFDMLWLLLASVIFVPLFQKIPGGSPVLGYLAAGILIGPYGLSIIRNVHGTKAIAEFGVVFLLFNIGLELSVERLSSMKKYVFGLGSAQVLLTAVVIGLVAHYICGQAGPAAIVIGNGLALSSTAVVLQVLQERGESTSRHGRATFSVLLFQDLAVVVLLILIPLISPNSSKGGVGFQAIAEALGLAAVKAAVSITAIIAGGRLLLRPIYKQIAENQNAEIFSANTLFVVLGTSLLTARAGLSMALGAFLAGLLLAETEFSLQVESDIAPYRGLLLGLFFMTVGMSIDPKLLLSNFPVIIGSLGLLICGKTLLVTLIGKIFGISLIAAVRVGLLLAPGGEFAFVAFGEAVNQGIMSPQLSSLLFLVVGISMALTPWLAAGGQLIASRFELHDVRSLLPVESETDDLQDHIIICGFGRVGQIIAQLLSERLIPFVALDVRSDRVAVGRALDLPVYFGDAGSREVLHKVGAERASAAAITLDSPGANYRTVWALSKHFPKVKTFVRAHDVNHGLNLEKAGATAVVPETLEPSLQLAAAVLSQVKLPASEIAATINEFRSRHLAELTELSETSGSSLGYGYNRVMSKPKSQSPDSFDESQVPEGST